The nucleotide sequence CTCGGGCACGTCGCGGAGCGACCAGGCCGAGTACCGCGCGGCTTCGGCCTTCTGCAGAGCGCGCGCGTTGATGTCGATGCCGGTGACCTCGATCCGGAACGCGTCGTTCACGGCGGCCTCGCGCAGCACGATGGCGAGCGAGTAGGCCTCTTCGCCCGTGGCGCAGCCAGCCGAGAGCGCGGTGATCATGCGAGCGCCACGCCGCTTGTGCACGAGCGCGGGGGCGATCTCGTTGCGGAGCGCCTCGAACTGCGGAGGGCCGCGGAAGAAATGGGTCTCGCCGACCGTGAGCTCCGCGATGAAGTGCTCGAGCTCGGCCGTGTCGTGCGCGAGGATCACGTGCTCGAGGTAGGTGTCCGCGGTGGCGCCGCGCTCGGCGGCGCGACGCTCGGCCACGCGCTCGATGATCTCCAGGTTGCGAGGTCGCATCTGCAGGCGCGTCCGCGTGCGGACCAGATCGCCGAGGCGACGCACGACCCCCGGATCCGGGGCGCGCGGGCCCTCAGCTCGAGCCATGGTAGGCGTCCTCCGGACCGAGCACGAGCACGAGATCGTCCTCGATACGCACGACGCCCGGCGAACGTACCCCGCCGATCTCCCCCGGCTTCTCGATCGCGTCCTCCTGCACCGTCACCACGTCCCGGACCTCGTCGACCGCGAGCCCGAGGAGTTTTCCATTCGGGCCACGGACGATGACGAGGTGCTGGTAGAACGGCAGCGGCTTCTTCTGCGAGAGCCGCGGGCGGAGATCGATCACCGGCACCACGCGGCCGCGCAGGTTGATCACGCCGAGCACCTCGGAAGGCGCGTCGGGCACGTGATCGAGCTGCACACGCGGGATGATCTCGACCACGTGCTCGCACGAGATCGCGCACGGGCGGCCGCCCATCCGCGTGAGGACGAGGTTCGTCACCCCGCCGTCCAAGCTCAAGCCTCCGTGCCGTGGTCTTGGACCCGGATCGGCTCCGTCAACCGGCTCAGCCGATCGAGCGCCGCCTCGGCCTGCTCCACGCTGAGCTTCGTCTCCTGCGTGGCCATGTTGATCTGCTTCATGCCCTGGGCGATCTGCTCGAGGCCGAGGCTCTGCTGCCGCATCGCCCCCGTGATCTGTCGGGCCGCGCGGGTCGTCTGGTTGATCACGTAGACGAGCTGCCCGAGGCGCTCGCCGATGCGGCGCACCTTCGAGCTGCCCTCGGTCGCGGCCTTCGAGCCCTCCTCCGTGACCATCGCCGCGCTGTGGCTCGCCTTCTGGATCTCGCCGAGGATCGAGCGCACCTGCTGCGTCGCTTGCTTCGACTGCTCGGCGAGCGTCCGGATCTCGAGGGCGACGACGGCGAACCCGCGCCCGTGCTCGCCGGCCTTCGCGGCCTCGATCGACGCGTTCAGCGCGAGCAGCTTGCTCTGCTCGGCGATCTCGTTGACGCTGCTGATGATCTCGCCGATCTGCTGCGTGCGCTCGGTCAGATCGAGGATCTTGGCCGCGATGAGCTCGACCTGCTGGCGCAGGCGATCGATGCCCTCGATCGCGGCGACGACGTCGCGCTGGCCATCCTGGGAGATCTGCTCCGATTGCTCGGCGATCTGGATGATCCCTTCGGCCTTCTCGACGTTCTGGATCCCGACCTCGTTGAGCTCCTCGATGGTCGTCGTGATGTCGTTGACCATCGCGGCTTGCTGGCTGCCGCTCGCGGCCTGCTGGCGCGTGCTCGCGAGCAGCTCCGCCAAGGTGCCCGCGACCTGATGGCCGATCGTGCGCATCCGCGTCGCGGCGGTGACCCCGCGTCCGGCCTTCCGGTTCGACTCGACGAGCGTGGAGAGCGCCGCGTGCAGGCGCGCCGCGCGGGGCTCGTCGGACGGCGGGGCCGCGAGGTCGCGCCCGTCGTCGCCGCGCGCGATGGCCTCGACGTCCGCGACGATGCGATCGAGGTAGACGTCGATCTTGCGCCGCGTGACCGCGCGGCGGGCCGCAGGATCGCGCTCTTTTTGCTCGTTCGATTCCGTCTTGTCAGCCACTTGCTCTCCGCTTCTCAGCTTCGGATCGGTCGCCCCGTTTTTCAACCCGGAAAGTCGAACCGTCAATCGGGCAGGATCGCGACGACGGAGGTCGAGTTGTGCCACCCGGACTGCTGTCCCGGCGTGAGCGCGATTTCGCCGTACGTCTCCCAGCCGATCAGCGGCACGTCCTGGCCCACCACCGAGCGGAACGCGTCGACCTGACGTTTGTACTGCTCGCCGAGGAAGATCCGGCGGCAAATGCAGTCGAAGACCAGGACCGCGCCCGGCTTGCCGCCCGCGAGGTTCGCGAGCGCGCTGCGCGCCGCGTGCTCCGCCGCCGAGACGAGCTTCTCCTCGCTGCCCCGCATGATCGTGACGCTCGCGCCCACCGGCACCTCGGAGGCCATCACGATCGAGCCGTCCTCGTTCGCGGTGAGCGGCGCCCGGATCTTGTACTCGCCGCTCGACGTGAGCATGCCGAGCTCGTGCGTGATCATGAACGCGTCGCGGGTCGCCGGCGTGATCGGCTCGCCGATCCCCGCCGCGAACCGCTCGTAGGCCAAGAGCGCCGGGCGGCCGTCGATCTCGTGGATCACGTTCCCCGCGGCGCGCGTCACGATCATGCTCGGGCACGCGGGCGAGAGGCCGTGGCGCACGCCGATGCCGATCGGCGTCCTCGAGAACGCGTACACCACGACGAGCGCGTCCGTGTGGTGCCGATCGTCGAGGAACACGTCGGTCCGCGCGAACTTCGCGTCGTCCGCCGCGGCGCCGCCGACGACCTGCGCGAGCATGCCCGCGGACGCGTGCACGCCCTCCACGATGTCCTCGCCCTGCCCGGCGAGCCCGTCGCTCAGCACGATACACGTCGCGTGCGGGAAGCCGGCCGCGCGCGCGGCGCGGTGCTCCGCCGCGAACGCCTTGAGCGCCTCGAGGGTCGCGCCGTGCCGCTGGCCCTTGAGGTTCCGGCCGAAGCCCACGCGGAAGCGGATCGCGTCGCTCTTGATCGCCATCACGGCGACCGAGCCGTGCCCGACGTGCGCGCTCGTGAACTCGCCCGCGGTCGAGCAGCCGACGAGCGGCACCGGGCCCGTGATCTTCCGGATCGCGGGCAGGAGCTTGCCGTAGTCGTGGTTCGTCGACGCGAACACGAAGACGATGTCCGCCTCGCCTCCGCCGAGCGCGCGCAGCGCCTCTTGCGCGGCCGCGGTCCCCGCGTCTGTGGAGGACGATTCGTTCGAGAAACCGACACCCGCCCTTGTCGCCATGTGCGCCTCCCGTCGATCGACGAGCGCCCACGGTGCCCGACCTCGGGCCCCTCCGTCAACCGCCGCCCGGGCGGTCGTCGGGATGCGAGCCACGCCTCGCGAGCACCTACCTATCGGTCTTCGCGCGGGGCGCATGGATGATCGATGTACCCTGCGCCACCGGCTCGATGCGAGCCTGGATCCACGCTTCGGGCTCGAACGGTGTGCCCGTTTTTTTTTGCGTACCAAAAACTCGCATCGATTGCGATCCAGGGGCAATCTTCGGTAGCATGCTTTGCAGTGGGGGTGCGTACTGGAGCACGCACGCCCTCATCCGATCCGGCTCTCCAGCGAGGTGAATGTCGACCATGGAGGGGTCCAGCGTCACGAAGGGGCCCGAGGCCAATACCCTCGGCAAATACAGGCTCATCGCCGAGCTCGGCCATGGCGGTATGGCCGAGGTCTACCTGGCCGTCGTGCAGGGACCTGCAGGGTTCAACAAGCTCTGCGTGATCAAGCAGATCCGCCCGCAGCTCGCGACGGATCCCGAGTTCCTCGGCATGTTCCTCGATGAAGCGCGGCTCGCGGCGCGGCTGTCCCACCCGAACGTCGTGCAGACGAACGAGGTCGGTCAGGAGGGCGATCGGTACTTCATCGCGATGGAGTACCTCGAAGGCCAGCCGCTCAACCGCATCCTGCACCGGATCGGCCGCGACGGCGGGCTCACGCTCGCGATGCACCTGCGCATCATCGTCGACATGCTCTCCGGCCTGCACCACGCGCACGAGCTGACCGATTTCGATGGCACGCCGCTCAACGTCGTGCATCGCGACGTCACGCCGCACAACGTGTTCGTCACGTACGACGGGCAGGTCAAGGTCGTCGACTTCGGCATCGCGAAGGCGATGAACTCGTCGGCCGAGACGCGCCTCGGCGTGGTGAAGGGCAAAGTCGCGTACATGGCGCCCGAGCAGGCGCGCGGCGAGCGCG is from Polyangium spumosum and encodes:
- a CDS encoding chemotaxis protein CheW translates to MTNLVLTRMGGRPCAISCEHVVEIIPRVQLDHVPDAPSEVLGVINLRGRVVPVIDLRPRLSQKKPLPFYQHLVIVRGPNGKLLGLAVDEVRDVVTVQEDAIEKPGEIGGVRSPGVVRIEDDLVLVLGPEDAYHGSS
- a CDS encoding FIST signal transduction protein, whose amino-acid sequence is MATRAGVGFSNESSSTDAGTAAAQEALRALGGGEADIVFVFASTNHDYGKLLPAIRKITGPVPLVGCSTAGEFTSAHVGHGSVAVMAIKSDAIRFRVGFGRNLKGQRHGATLEALKAFAAEHRAARAAGFPHATCIVLSDGLAGQGEDIVEGVHASAGMLAQVVGGAAADDAKFARTDVFLDDRHHTDALVVVYAFSRTPIGIGVRHGLSPACPSMIVTRAAGNVIHEIDGRPALLAYERFAAGIGEPITPATRDAFMITHELGMLTSSGEYKIRAPLTANEDGSIVMASEVPVGASVTIMRGSEEKLVSAAEHAARSALANLAGGKPGAVLVFDCICRRIFLGEQYKRQVDAFRSVVGQDVPLIGWETYGEIALTPGQQSGWHNSTSVVAILPD
- a CDS encoding methyl-accepting chemotaxis protein, which encodes MADKTESNEQKERDPAARRAVTRRKIDVYLDRIVADVEAIARGDDGRDLAAPPSDEPRAARLHAALSTLVESNRKAGRGVTAATRMRTIGHQVAGTLAELLASTRQQAASGSQQAAMVNDITTTIEELNEVGIQNVEKAEGIIQIAEQSEQISQDGQRDVVAAIEGIDRLRQQVELIAAKILDLTERTQQIGEIISSVNEIAEQSKLLALNASIEAAKAGEHGRGFAVVALEIRTLAEQSKQATQQVRSILGEIQKASHSAAMVTEEGSKAATEGSSKVRRIGERLGQLVYVINQTTRAARQITGAMRQQSLGLEQIAQGMKQINMATQETKLSVEQAEAALDRLSRLTEPIRVQDHGTEA